From the genome of Streptomyces sp. NBC_01317, one region includes:
- a CDS encoding lysine N(6)-hydroxylase/L-ornithine N(5)-oxygenase family protein: MTPQTDAPAAPEIRELPDVHDLLGVGIGPFNLSLAALCDGVPGLRTLFLDAKPDFSWHPGLLLDGTTLQVPFLADLVTMADPTSPWSYLNYLREHDRMFPFFFSERFHIPRREYDHYCRWVAGRLPSCRFDARVTELAWDEGAEAFAVTYRSAAGASTRVLARQVVLGVGTQPVVPEPLLPLLTGASGHRGRVLHSADYRTHQAELAGLDDVTVIGAGQSGAEVVLDLLRRQPVGEGVGGGAAGPYVRWLARTPAFAPMEYSKIGLEHFTPDYIRYFRGLPERRREQLVREQWQLYKGVSEETLAAIHDELYERTVGGTEPRTALHPGVAVVAAEPVPDGGGYRLTCLHTERDERFEVRTSAIVSATGYAAVRPAFLEPLSKLVDWDGKGRYRIDADYRVTLAPHVSGGLYVQNAELHTHGVSAPDLTLGAWRAATILNAVAGRTVLRLPERAAWTTFGVPGEVGG; the protein is encoded by the coding sequence GTGACCCCTCAGACGGACGCGCCCGCCGCCCCGGAGATACGTGAACTCCCGGACGTCCACGACCTCCTGGGCGTCGGTATCGGCCCTTTCAACCTCTCGCTCGCCGCGCTCTGCGACGGTGTGCCCGGCCTGCGCACCCTGTTCCTCGACGCCAAGCCGGACTTCTCCTGGCACCCGGGGCTGCTTCTCGACGGGACCACCCTTCAAGTCCCCTTCCTGGCGGACCTGGTGACGATGGCCGATCCCACCAGCCCCTGGTCGTATCTGAATTACCTGCGGGAGCACGACCGGATGTTCCCGTTCTTCTTCTCGGAACGGTTCCACATACCGCGCAGGGAGTACGACCACTACTGCCGCTGGGTCGCCGGGCGGCTGCCCTCCTGCCGATTCGACGCACGGGTAACGGAGTTGGCGTGGGACGAGGGCGCCGAGGCGTTCGCCGTCACGTACCGCTCGGCGGCGGGGGCCTCGACGCGGGTCCTGGCGCGGCAGGTCGTGCTGGGCGTCGGCACGCAGCCCGTCGTGCCCGAGCCGCTGCTTCCTCTGCTCACCGGCGCGTCCGGGCACCGGGGCCGGGTCCTGCACAGCGCGGACTACCGGACGCACCAGGCCGAGTTGGCCGGTCTGGACGACGTCACGGTGATCGGGGCCGGGCAGTCGGGGGCGGAGGTGGTGCTGGATCTGCTGCGCCGGCAGCCCGTCGGCGAAGGGGTGGGCGGCGGGGCGGCGGGGCCGTACGTCCGCTGGCTCGCCAGGACCCCCGCCTTCGCGCCCATGGAGTACTCCAAGATCGGCCTGGAGCACTTCACCCCCGACTACATCCGCTACTTCCGCGGGCTCCCGGAGCGGCGGCGCGAGCAACTCGTACGGGAACAGTGGCAGTTGTACAAGGGCGTGAGTGAGGAGACGCTGGCCGCGATCCACGACGAGCTGTACGAACGGACGGTGGGGGGTACGGAACCGCGTACCGCCCTGCACCCCGGCGTGGCGGTCGTCGCGGCGGAGCCCGTGCCGGACGGGGGCGGATACCGGCTCACCTGCCTGCACACGGAGCGGGACGAGCGGTTCGAGGTCCGTACGTCGGCGATCGTGTCGGCCACGGGGTACGCGGCGGTCCGCCCCGCCTTCCTGGAGCCCCTGTCGAAGCTCGTGGACTGGGACGGCAAGGGCCGCTACCGCATCGACGCGGACTACCGGGTGACCCTCGCGCCCCATGTGTCCGGCGGTCTGTACGTCCAGAACGCCGAGCTGCACACGCACGGCGTGAGCGCCCCCGACCTGACGCTGGGCGCGTGGCGGGCGGCGACCATCCTCAACGCCGTCGCCGGGCGAACGGTGTTGAGGCTCCCGGAGCGCGCGGCGTGGACGACGTTCGGGGTGCCGGGTGAGGTGGGAGGCTAG
- a CDS encoding pyridoxal phosphate-dependent decarboxylase family protein: MSADLSGGVGGAAALEPLLAAVLAALAEGAELRGGPLPAGLPQDIAAVVAEGFGASPDGDPSALGRFSRLLAAGSADPAHPACAAHLHCPPLAVAVAADLAVSALNPSQDSWDQAPAATVLETLLLRELGQMVGYDPEHAAGVLTSGGTESNLMGLMLARDRVLGAVNGRRVEMSGVSGGPRARILASAAAHFSVQRAAALLGLGEDAVIPVPVDRNLRMRERELAGLLETCRRRGQVPVAVVATAGTTDTGAVDPLRACAELAAAHGAWLHVDAAYGGGALLSDRLAPLLDGIGAADSVSLDWHKLGWQPAAAGVFLVRESETYASLARRAVYLNPADDEEAGYPSLLGLSLRTTRRADAFKIAVTLRTLGRAGLGRLVDACHDLAVAGARTVREHPRLELHAAPVLTVFLFRYMGEGAEGGDPAVLDRVNASLRRRLLREGRAVVGRTELPGEGPGRVRLKLTLLNPHTTPAEVERLLHAVVAAGRAEEDLL; the protein is encoded by the coding sequence TTGAGCGCTGATCTTTCCGGTGGGGTCGGTGGGGCCGCCGCCTTGGAGCCCCTGCTGGCCGCCGTGCTCGCGGCCCTCGCGGAAGGGGCCGAGTTGCGGGGCGGACCCCTTCCGGCCGGGTTGCCGCAGGACATCGCCGCCGTGGTGGCGGAGGGGTTCGGTGCTTCCCCGGACGGAGACCCCAGCGCTCTTGGCCGGTTCAGCCGGCTGCTCGCCGCCGGGAGTGCTGATCCCGCCCACCCCGCCTGCGCCGCGCATCTGCACTGTCCGCCTCTCGCCGTCGCCGTTGCCGCCGATCTCGCCGTGTCGGCGCTCAATCCGTCCCAGGACTCCTGGGACCAGGCCCCCGCCGCCACCGTCCTGGAGACCCTGCTGCTGCGGGAGTTGGGGCAGATGGTCGGGTACGACCCCGAGCACGCGGCCGGGGTGCTCACCTCCGGGGGGACCGAGTCCAATCTCATGGGGCTGATGCTCGCCCGCGACCGGGTGCTCGGTGCCGTGAACGGGCGGCGCGTCGAGATGAGCGGGGTTTCCGGGGGCCCCCGGGCCCGGATTCTCGCCTCCGCCGCCGCGCACTTCTCCGTTCAGCGCGCCGCCGCTCTTCTCGGGCTCGGGGAGGACGCGGTGATCCCCGTGCCGGTGGACCGTAACCTCCGTATGAGGGAAAGGGAGTTGGCCGGGCTCCTCGAAACGTGCCGGCGCCGTGGGCAGGTGCCCGTCGCCGTCGTGGCCACCGCCGGGACCACCGACACCGGCGCCGTCGACCCGCTGCGCGCCTGTGCCGAGTTGGCCGCCGCGCACGGGGCCTGGCTGCATGTGGACGCCGCGTACGGTGGTGGCGCCCTGCTCTCCGACCGGCTCGCGCCGCTCCTGGACGGGATCGGCGCGGCCGACTCCGTATCCCTCGACTGGCACAAGCTCGGGTGGCAGCCGGCCGCCGCCGGTGTGTTCCTGGTGCGGGAGTCGGAGACGTACGCCTCGCTGGCCCGGCGTGCCGTCTACCTGAACCCGGCCGACGACGAAGAGGCGGGCTATCCGAGCCTGTTGGGGCTTTCGCTGCGTACGACACGGCGTGCCGACGCCTTCAAGATCGCCGTTACGCTGCGGACGCTCGGGCGGGCGGGGCTGGGGCGGCTCGTCGACGCGTGCCACGATCTCGCGGTGGCGGGGGCGCGTACCGTACGGGAGCATCCCCGCCTGGAGTTGCACGCCGCACCGGTGCTCACTGTTTTTCTGTTCCGGTACATGGGGGAAGGGGCCGAGGGTGGCGATCCCGCTGTTCTCGATCGTGTCAACGCCTCCCTGCGGCGGCGGCTCCTCCGCGAAGGCCGCGCCGTCGTCGGCCGTACCGAACTCCCCGGCGAGGGCCCTGGCCGCGTCCGGCTCAAGCTCACCCTGCTCAACCCCCACACCACTCCGGCCGAGGTGGAGCGTCTGCTGCACGCGGTGGTCGCCGCCGGCCGGGCCGAGGAGGACCTGCTGTGA
- a CDS encoding GNAT family N-acetyltransferase, with protein MPEVFIRRLSRWQAEQQREDVADVYVEAYHRVHGEEFHDRQEFLRAFAEDVQRTGFDMVVASGGGKPTAHAYGFLLDRAGEWWRGLDVDVPWDIEELTVSGQVFALAELMVLPAYRRGGVATRMVEQLLLRTDAALVTLRVDPANEAAVGALRSWGWTRLGAATPPAAAVVPSVGVGVGAVTDVWCRALTP; from the coding sequence GTGCCAGAGGTGTTCATTCGGCGCCTGAGCCGGTGGCAGGCGGAACAGCAGCGTGAGGACGTCGCGGATGTGTACGTCGAGGCGTACCACCGCGTGCACGGCGAGGAGTTTCACGACCGGCAGGAGTTCCTGCGGGCCTTCGCCGAGGATGTGCAGCGGACCGGGTTCGACATGGTGGTCGCGAGCGGTGGGGGCAAGCCGACCGCGCACGCGTACGGGTTCCTGCTCGACCGGGCCGGGGAGTGGTGGCGTGGTCTCGATGTGGATGTGCCGTGGGACATCGAGGAACTGACCGTGTCCGGGCAGGTGTTCGCCCTCGCGGAGTTGATGGTCCTTCCCGCGTACCGGCGGGGTGGGGTGGCCACGAGGATGGTTGAGCAACTTCTTCTTCGTACGGACGCGGCGCTGGTGACTCTCCGGGTCGACCCGGCAAACGAGGCCGCCGTCGGGGCGTTGAGGTCCTGGGGGTGGACGCGGCTCGGGGCCGCTACTCCGCCTGCGGCGGCAGTGGTTCCTTCGGTGGGTGTGGGTGTGGGGGCTGTTACTGATGTTTGGTGTCGTGCTTTGACTCCGTGA
- a CDS encoding maleylpyruvate isomerase family mycothiol-dependent enzyme yields the protein MQYILEFPEVLRLIEDRSDAFRAAIASAPDLDVRVPTCPDWTLRELAQHLGDGRRRQAVVVAAGPGAEPPARTDPKGAPTAPRDREALDAWLAESTGLMLDAMREAGPDRGCWTWWGRSQAPETTGAVARHQIQEFAVHTYDAQLTQGAAQPLPTDVAVEGVDEFLTTVSATTVPWPFTPATIDLHATEGRSWRLTLNADGVRCDDLAADAEPGDMAMRGAASELILYFYDRVPLDGLETTGDTEPMEQLADWDPNA from the coding sequence GTGCAATACATCTTGGAGTTTCCCGAGGTCCTGCGGCTGATCGAAGACCGGTCGGACGCGTTCCGCGCCGCGATCGCGTCCGCCCCTGACCTCGACGTCCGGGTCCCGACCTGCCCGGACTGGACGCTGCGCGAACTGGCGCAGCACCTCGGTGACGGGCGCCGCCGCCAGGCCGTCGTCGTCGCGGCGGGCCCGGGCGCCGAGCCCCCGGCGAGGACGGACCCGAAGGGCGCCCCGACCGCGCCCCGCGACCGCGAGGCCTTGGACGCCTGGCTCGCCGAGTCGACCGGGCTCATGCTCGACGCGATGCGCGAGGCCGGCCCGGACCGGGGCTGCTGGACCTGGTGGGGGCGCTCGCAGGCCCCGGAGACCACCGGGGCCGTGGCCCGGCACCAGATCCAGGAGTTCGCCGTCCACACGTACGACGCCCAGCTCACCCAGGGCGCCGCACAGCCGCTGCCGACGGACGTCGCGGTCGAGGGCGTCGACGAGTTCCTGACGACTGTCTCGGCGACGACCGTCCCCTGGCCGTTCACGCCGGCCACCATCGACCTGCACGCCACCGAGGGCCGCTCCTGGCGCCTGACTCTCAACGCCGACGGCGTCCGCTGCGACGACCTCGCTGCCGACGCGGAGCCGGGCGACATGGCCATGCGAGGTGCGGCGAGCGAACTGATCCTCTACTTCTACGACCGCGTTCCGCTCGACGGCCTGGAGACCACCGGCGACACCGAGCCGATGGAGCAGCTCGCGGACTGGGACCCGAACGCGTAG